The Gemmatimonadota bacterium genome has a segment encoding these proteins:
- a CDS encoding inosine monophosphate cyclohydrolase, whose translation MTIDADMNRLKNATYPGRGIVIGQTPDTSCMVQIYWIMGRSPSSRNRVFVREGDAVKIDTVDKSHDIDPLTMYYPIRVLGNAHIVTNGDQTDTIVHTLQKGGSFESALKTRTYEPDAPNFTPRISGLTDLGDSQAYRLSVLKTVGGDARYCSRQFFNYETAIPGTGHCITTYTDDGNPLPSFKGEPYAVELFDDIQQTADVFWNLLDEDNRVSLLVKFIHPETADLVIVNKYRSG comes from the coding sequence ATGACCATAGATGCCGACATGAACCGCTTAAAAAACGCCACCTATCCCGGTCGTGGTATCGTAATAGGACAAACTCCTGATACCTCATGTATGGTTCAGATCTACTGGATCATGGGACGCAGTCCCAGCAGCCGCAACCGCGTATTTGTGCGAGAAGGCGACGCGGTAAAAATCGACACCGTGGATAAATCCCATGACATTGATCCACTAACCATGTACTATCCCATCCGCGTACTGGGCAACGCGCATATCGTCACAAATGGCGATCAGACCGACACCATTGTCCATACCCTGCAAAAAGGTGGCTCGTTCGAATCCGCCCTGAAAACGCGCACTTACGAACCCGACGCCCCCAATTTTACACCGCGCATCTCTGGCCTTACCGACCTGGGCGACTCGCAAGCCTATCGACTATCGGTCTTAAAAACCGTTGGCGGTGATGCGCGCTATTGTTCGCGCCAATTCTTCAATTATGAAACCGCGATCCCCGGCACAGGACACTGCATCACAACATATACAGACGACGGCAATCCCCTGCCCTCATTCAAAGGAGAGCCTTATGCCGTCGAATTATTCGACGACATACAGCAAACCGCCGACGTATTCTGGAACCTGTTAGACGAAGACAACCGCGTCTCGCTACTCGTAAAATTCATCCACCCCGAGACCGCTGATCTGGTAATCGTGAACAAATACAGATCAGGATAA
- a CDS encoding LLM class flavin-dependent oxidoreductase translates to MEPIKYGMFIMPFHAPDKPLSQGFDEDLELVVKAEELGFDEFWIGEHHTMKYETIVTPEIFIGRALGETQSIRLGPAPVCLNLHHPAYVASRLSFLDHLAKGRLNLCFGPGSVTSDQELYGLDPRSGGAMTGEAIDAILNLWTSDPPYEHQGKYWQFQLKDNIDEETQIGFIHKPFQQPHPPIAMPGMSRNSHSMQTAGERGFQPFSACLISGNVVADNWQIYEQSALQAGRQPQRTDWKIARSIFLADTTAEAVKKARHNSLAKNYEYIGRLFDRGLGRQVYKRDLDMPDSECNLDYLMTEQIIAGDVDEALRRLLDLFEETGPFGTLVLMGYDWDDKDSWIYSMELFARELMPALNKAVGAVP, encoded by the coding sequence ATGGAACCCATCAAATACGGTATGTTCATCATGCCCTTCCACGCCCCGGACAAGCCTTTGAGTCAGGGATTTGACGAGGATTTGGAACTCGTTGTCAAAGCCGAGGAACTGGGCTTTGATGAATTTTGGATCGGCGAACACCATACCATGAAGTACGAGACCATTGTCACGCCCGAAATTTTCATCGGACGCGCCCTGGGTGAGACCCAGAGCATCCGCCTGGGACCGGCACCGGTCTGTTTGAACCTGCACCACCCCGCCTATGTGGCCAGTCGTCTATCTTTTTTGGATCACCTGGCCAAAGGCCGACTCAATCTGTGCTTTGGCCCGGGCAGTGTCACCTCAGACCAGGAACTGTACGGACTGGATCCCAGGTCGGGCGGTGCAATGACCGGGGAAGCCATTGACGCCATCCTCAACTTGTGGACATCGGATCCACCCTACGAGCACCAGGGGAAATACTGGCAATTCCAGCTCAAAGACAATATTGACGAAGAAACCCAGATCGGCTTCATCCACAAACCCTTTCAGCAGCCCCACCCGCCCATCGCCATGCCGGGAATGAGCCGCAACTCACATAGCATGCAAACAGCTGGCGAGCGCGGCTTCCAGCCCTTTTCCGCCTGCCTGATATCGGGCAACGTGGTAGCCGACAACTGGCAGATCTATGAGCAGAGCGCCCTGCAGGCGGGACGGCAACCGCAACGGACCGACTGGAAAATCGCCCGTTCGATCTTTCTCGCCGACACCACGGCCGAAGCCGTGAAAAAGGCGCGGCACAATTCCCTGGCAAAAAATTACGAGTACATCGGGCGCCTATTCGACAGAGGCCTGGGGCGCCAGGTTTACAAGCGCGACCTGGACATGCCCGACTCCGAGTGCAATCTGGACTATTTGATGACCGAACAGATTATCGCTGGCGACGTCGATGAAGCACTGCGTCGCTTGCTGGACCTGTTCGAGGAAACCGGTCCCTTTGGCACACTCGTACTAATGGGCTACGACTGGGACGACAAAGATAGTTGGATATACAGCATGGAATTGTTCGCCCGTGAACTAATGCCAGCTTTGAACAAAGCAGTGGGAGCGGTACCGTAG
- a CDS encoding glutamate-5-semialdehyde dehydrogenase: protein MADDIKAAARTARQAALTLSQATEKQRNAALEAIAQALQANRDRILDANKRDQAAAEKMLAQGEITLPLIKRLKVDDEKLDSEIIVGVHSVAAQEDPIGKTQAATELDEGLNLYRVTVPIGVIGVVFESRPDALVQIATLCLKSGNAIMLKGGSEAFHTNRALAEIMIAATAELDGIPEGWMHLLESREEVAGILELHDLIDLIIPRGGNEFVQHIMNNTKIPVMGHADGICHVYVDKDADLKKAVRIAIDSKTQYAAVCNAAETLLVHAEIARRFFATAIQQLTDEGVLIRGDARTLDLAASADALTPASDSDWSTEYLDYVLSVKVVDSVEEAIAHINEYSSHHTDSIVTEDQQAAKRFLQAVDSASVIHNASTRFADGFRYGLGAEVGISTNRLHSRGPVGLEGLVIYKYVVTGEGHIADDYIGENAKTFTHRKLDAVWRPE, encoded by the coding sequence ATGGCAGATGATATCAAAGCTGCGGCGAGAACTGCACGGCAGGCGGCTCTAACATTGAGTCAGGCGACGGAAAAACAGCGCAATGCCGCGCTTGAAGCCATAGCACAGGCATTGCAGGCGAATCGCGACCGCATTTTAGACGCCAACAAACGCGATCAGGCAGCAGCAGAAAAAATGCTGGCACAGGGGGAAATCACCCTCCCGCTGATCAAGCGCCTGAAAGTAGATGATGAAAAGCTGGACAGTGAAATAATAGTTGGCGTTCACAGTGTCGCGGCCCAGGAAGACCCCATTGGCAAAACGCAGGCCGCGACCGAATTGGACGAAGGCCTCAATCTCTATCGCGTAACCGTTCCAATCGGCGTAATCGGCGTGGTCTTTGAATCGCGCCCCGACGCGCTGGTGCAAATCGCGACACTATGTCTAAAATCGGGCAATGCCATCATGCTCAAAGGCGGCAGCGAAGCATTTCACACCAACCGCGCACTGGCCGAAATTATGATCGCTGCAACGGCTGAACTGGACGGCATCCCCGAAGGATGGATGCACCTTCTGGAATCGCGAGAAGAAGTCGCGGGCATTCTCGAATTACACGACCTCATCGACCTGATCATCCCGCGCGGCGGCAATGAATTCGTACAACACATCATGAACAACACCAAAATCCCCGTCATGGGGCACGCCGACGGCATCTGCCATGTGTACGTAGATAAGGACGCCGACCTGAAAAAGGCCGTGCGCATCGCCATCGATTCCAAGACGCAGTACGCAGCCGTCTGCAACGCCGCTGAAACCCTGCTGGTACACGCCGAAATCGCCAGGCGCTTTTTCGCCACCGCAATTCAACAACTCACCGACGAAGGCGTCTTGATCCGCGGCGACGCCCGCACCCTGGACCTCGCCGCCAGCGCAGATGCCCTGACCCCGGCCAGTGACAGCGACTGGTCAACCGAATACCTCGACTATGTCCTATCCGTCAAAGTCGTCGATTCGGTCGAAGAAGCAATCGCCCACATCAACGAATACAGCAGCCACCACACCGACTCGATCGTAACCGAAGACCAGCAAGCCGCGAAGAGATTTTTGCAAGCCGTGGACTCGGCATCGGTCATACACAATGCGTCAACCCGGTTTGCCGATGGATTTCGCTATGGCCTCGGCGCCGAAGTAGGCATCAGCACCAACCGCCTGCACAGCCGCGGGCCTGTCGGCCTTGAAGGCCTCGTCATCTACAAATACGTAGTAACGGGCGAAGGACATATTGCGGACGATTACATCGGCGAAAACGCCAAAACATTTACACACCGCAAACTGGATGCAGTCTGGCGTCCAGAATAA
- a CDS encoding insulinase family protein, producing MIRNYFILLCCACVITSCATTQTESETPQPPAPQPPSPTLPIDSAVRTGKLANGLRYVIRENKRPENRAELRLVVNAGSILEDEDQQGLAHFAEHMAFNGTANFPKLEIVNFLESIGMRFGAHLNAYTSFDETVYMLRVPTDSTEVMEKAFRILGDWAHRVKFDPEEIEKERGVVIEEWRSGRGARARMRDKQLPILLKDSRYAERLPIGKKALLDTFKHESLTRFYRDWYRPDLMAVIAVGDFETDAIETLIKKTFDPIPKAENPRARTAYTVPDHGETLFAITTDPENSQSSIGIYFMQDVAPEGTVKDYRSMLIRNMFNSMLNQRFREITKKPDPPFLGAGSSHGNLVRTKATYTLGAGVKEGGIERGLEAVLTEAIRVQRHGFTQPEVDRLKTNMLRSIEQSYRERDRRRSRGFASEYIRHILTGEPIPGIEIERDLFRELLPGIQVEEINRLVGEWITDKNRVIVVTAPEKDGLAVPSEADLLTIINEVQQKDVDPYEEDVSDDPLIANIPTPGKVVRETTIDTFGVTEWTLSNGVKVVMKPTDFKNDEILFTSFSPGGHSLSSDENYMAASTATSAIMESGLGKFNQIELNKKLAGKVVRVSPRISSLSEGVSGSASPEDIETMFQLIYLIFTEPRADSLAFQALLDRYRGILQNRDMRPTTAYSDTIQVTMSQYHIRSRPLSNEILGEMDLQKSLAFYKDRFADASDFTFVFVGNFEPEKIKPLIETYLGGLPALNRGETWRDTGVRAPKGVIEKTVKRGQEPKSSTRLIFTGPFEYNDRFKRYVYGSMGDVLQIKLRELLREDEGGTYGVGVRASSSRWPEGRYSISISFGCDPERLEELTQLVFAQIDSMKQKPVEQSYINKVTEMDLRGRETNKKENGYWRSTLSRYYQNEIDLMAWLTYEDEVIKKLTAEHVQKATQQYFNMENYARFVLLPEEGVTAK from the coding sequence ATGATCAGGAACTACTTTATCCTACTCTGCTGCGCGTGTGTCATAACCTCGTGCGCAACAACGCAGACAGAAAGTGAAACACCTCAACCACCAGCTCCCCAACCACCATCACCCACCCTGCCCATCGATTCTGCAGTGCGAACGGGCAAACTGGCAAATGGGCTTCGCTACGTAATCCGGGAAAACAAACGACCGGAAAACCGCGCCGAATTGCGCCTCGTAGTCAATGCGGGATCCATTCTGGAAGACGAAGACCAGCAGGGACTGGCGCACTTTGCCGAACACATGGCATTTAATGGCACAGCTAATTTCCCCAAACTGGAAATAGTCAATTTCCTCGAAAGCATCGGCATGCGCTTTGGCGCGCACTTAAATGCCTACACGAGTTTTGACGAGACCGTCTATATGCTTCGCGTGCCCACAGACAGCACCGAAGTAATGGAAAAAGCGTTTCGCATCCTGGGCGACTGGGCGCATCGGGTAAAATTTGATCCCGAAGAAATCGAAAAAGAAAGAGGTGTGGTCATCGAAGAATGGCGTTCGGGACGCGGAGCCAGAGCGCGCATGCGCGACAAACAATTGCCGATCTTGCTCAAAGACTCGCGTTATGCCGAGCGTTTGCCCATCGGCAAAAAAGCATTGCTCGACACATTCAAGCACGAATCCCTCACGCGCTTTTATCGCGACTGGTACCGCCCCGACCTCATGGCAGTCATCGCAGTGGGAGACTTTGAAACGGACGCAATTGAAACCCTGATCAAAAAAACCTTTGACCCGATACCAAAAGCAGAGAACCCGCGCGCTCGAACCGCCTATACGGTTCCCGACCACGGTGAAACCCTGTTTGCGATTACAACCGACCCGGAAAATTCCCAGTCTTCCATCGGTATCTATTTCATGCAAGATGTCGCACCCGAAGGAACAGTAAAAGATTATCGCAGCATGCTCATTCGCAACATGTTCAACAGCATGCTCAATCAGCGATTTAGAGAAATAACCAAAAAACCCGACCCGCCATTTCTGGGCGCAGGCTCCAGTCATGGGAACCTCGTCAGAACCAAAGCCACATACACCCTGGGCGCAGGCGTCAAAGAAGGGGGAATTGAACGCGGCCTGGAAGCCGTCTTAACCGAAGCCATTCGCGTCCAACGCCACGGATTTACGCAACCCGAAGTAGATCGCCTAAAAACCAACATGTTGCGCAGCATCGAACAATCTTATCGCGAGCGCGACAGACGCCGTTCGCGCGGTTTTGCATCGGAATACATCCGTCACATATTGACAGGCGAACCCATTCCGGGCATTGAAATCGAACGCGATCTATTTCGTGAATTACTCCCCGGCATTCAAGTCGAAGAAATCAACCGCCTCGTCGGCGAATGGATCACCGACAAGAACCGTGTCATCGTAGTCACCGCACCCGAGAAAGATGGTCTCGCTGTTCCGTCCGAAGCTGACCTGCTAACCATAATCAACGAAGTCCAACAAAAAGACGTGGACCCCTATGAGGAAGATGTATCCGACGACCCCCTCATCGCGAATATCCCAACGCCTGGAAAGGTCGTACGCGAAACAACAATAGACACCTTTGGCGTCACAGAATGGACATTGAGCAATGGTGTAAAAGTCGTCATGAAACCCACGGACTTCAAAAACGACGAAATCCTGTTCACATCCTTCAGCCCGGGCGGGCATTCTCTATCGAGCGATGAAAACTACATGGCGGCATCCACAGCGACATCAGCCATAATGGAAAGCGGCCTGGGCAAATTCAATCAAATTGAACTCAATAAAAAACTCGCTGGCAAAGTCGTGCGCGTATCGCCTCGCATCAGCAGCCTCAGCGAGGGCGTATCGGGCAGCGCGTCTCCCGAAGACATAGAAACCATGTTCCAACTCATATATCTCATCTTCACGGAACCGCGTGCAGACTCTCTGGCATTTCAAGCACTACTGGACCGCTATCGAGGCATATTGCAAAACCGGGACATGAGACCAACGACAGCTTATTCCGATACAATCCAGGTTACCATGTCTCAATACCACATCAGGTCGCGCCCGCTATCAAACGAAATACTGGGAGAAATGGACCTGCAAAAATCGCTGGCATTTTACAAAGACCGATTTGCCGATGCCAGTGACTTCACATTTGTATTTGTCGGCAACTTTGAGCCAGAAAAAATAAAACCCCTGATAGAAACCTATCTGGGCGGATTACCCGCGCTCAACCGCGGAGAAACCTGGCGCGACACAGGCGTCAGAGCGCCAAAAGGCGTCATTGAAAAAACCGTGAAACGGGGACAAGAACCCAAAAGTAGCACACGGCTGATCTTTACGGGACCTTTTGAATACAACGACCGATTTAAGCGATATGTATATGGCTCAATGGGCGATGTCTTGCAAATAAAACTCCGAGAATTACTCCGAGAAGATGAGGGCGGTACGTACGGCGTTGGCGTACGCGCATCTAGTTCGCGTTGGCCCGAAGGCAGGTACAGCATCTCAATCAGCTTTGGATGCGATCCCGAGCGATTGGAAGAATTGACGCAACTCGTTTTTGCCCAAATCGACAGCATGAAACAAAAACCCGTCGAACAATCCTACATCAACAAAGTGACCGAAATGGATTTGCGGGGTCGAGAAACCAACAAAAAAGAAAACGGTTACTGGCGCAGTACGTTGAGCCGATATTACCAGAATGAGATAGACTTGATGGCGTGGCTGACGTATGAAGACGAAGTCATCAAAAAACTTACAGCAGAACACGTACAAAAAGCGACGCAACAATACTTCAACATGGAAAACTACGCGCGATTCGTCCTGTTACCCGAAGAAGGGGTGACGGCAAAATGA
- a CDS encoding haloacid dehalogenase type II, which translates to MKLTDFKVLTFDCYGTLIDWETGMIKGLEPLLSKVERKLSRNEILQTHARHESTQQAWTPGMRYSELLAIVYKRLAEEWGIAVTPDECAAYGQSIKQWPAFSDSADALQYLKKHYKLAILSNVDNHSFKYSNDRLGVEFDAIYTAEDIGSYKPADRNFEYMLEHLKSLGIEKSEILHTAESLFHDHMPANKNGLATCWIYRRVNDEGFGATIDPGEMPNYNFQFNSMAELVKAHQKASESASHII; encoded by the coding sequence ATGAAACTCACCGATTTCAAAGTCCTCACATTCGATTGCTATGGCACGCTTATCGACTGGGAAACCGGAATGATCAAAGGGCTGGAGCCACTCCTATCAAAGGTCGAACGAAAATTGTCGCGCAATGAAATTCTTCAAACACACGCGCGACACGAATCAACACAACAAGCCTGGACGCCGGGCATGCGCTATTCCGAACTCCTCGCCATCGTCTATAAACGCCTCGCCGAAGAATGGGGCATCGCCGTCACACCTGATGAGTGCGCCGCATACGGCCAATCGATAAAACAATGGCCAGCATTTTCCGATTCTGCCGATGCGCTACAATATCTCAAAAAACACTACAAGCTCGCGATCCTGTCCAACGTCGATAACCACAGCTTCAAATACAGCAACGACCGTCTCGGTGTCGAGTTTGACGCCATATACACGGCTGAAGACATAGGATCGTACAAACCTGCGGATCGAAACTTCGAATACATGCTGGAACACCTCAAATCGCTCGGCATTGAAAAATCGGAAATTCTACACACCGCAGAAAGCCTATTCCACGACCACATGCCAGCGAATAAAAACGGACTCGCCACCTGCTGGATCTACAGGCGCGTCAACGACGAAGGCTTCGGCGCAACAATAGACCCGGGCGAAATGCCAAACTACAATTTTCAATTTAACAGCATGGCAGAACTCGTAAAGGCGCACCAAAAAGCTTCGGAAAGTGCGTCACACATCATCTAA
- a CDS encoding haloacid dehalogenase type II: MTIKALTFDVFGTVVDWRSSVIRDGERLGERKGLDIDWTAFADAWRGGYGPSMNRVRTGELPWTKIDDLHRMILDELIEKFGISGLSEEETADFNRVWHRLDPWPDAAGGLWRLKSRYLIATLSNGNVSLLANMAKYGGLPWDCILSAELAGHYKPDAETYLKAIELLSCEPHEVMMVAAHQGDLHHAAGVGMKTAYVFRPFERGPNAKKDLPPDLNFDIIAHDFHDLADQLGCY, encoded by the coding sequence ATGACAATCAAAGCACTGACATTTGACGTATTCGGCACAGTCGTCGATTGGCGCAGTTCGGTCATCCGAGACGGCGAACGATTGGGCGAACGCAAGGGATTGGACATCGATTGGACTGCATTTGCCGATGCGTGGCGCGGGGGCTATGGCCCATCCATGAACCGCGTGCGCACGGGCGAATTGCCCTGGACAAAAATCGACGACCTGCACCGCATGATCCTGGACGAACTCATAGAAAAATTCGGCATCTCGGGATTATCCGAAGAAGAAACCGCGGATTTCAATCGCGTTTGGCATCGCCTCGACCCCTGGCCCGATGCCGCAGGCGGCTTATGGCGGTTAAAATCGCGGTACCTGATCGCCACACTATCCAACGGCAATGTGTCGCTACTCGCCAACATGGCGAAATACGGCGGACTGCCCTGGGATTGCATCTTATCAGCCGAATTGGCCGGGCATTACAAACCCGACGCCGAAACCTATTTGAAAGCCATCGAACTGCTCAGTTGCGAACCCCATGAAGTCATGATGGTCGCCGCCCATCAGGGCGACCTGCACCACGCAGCGGGCGTCGGCATGAAAACGGCTTATGTATTCCGACCCTTTGAGCGGGGACCCAACGCAAAAAAAGACTTACCTCCCGATCTGAACTTTGACATCATAGCCCATGATTTTCACGACCTCGCCGATCAACTGGGGTGTTATTAA
- a CDS encoding CoA-acylating methylmalonate-semialdehyde dehydrogenase: MAETVKLFLNGEWVASEATETVPVYNPSDGTEIAATPLCGASEIDRVVQSAADAFPEWANTPAVDRARVMFRLVALMETHFEELAQLVTLENGKTIEDARGEIRRGIEVAEFACGAPALMMGDALENIAQGIDCDTIRQPMGVSVGITPFNFPSMVPMWTLPIALVCGNTYVLKPSERVPLSAIRIGELLVEAGLPPGVFNIAHGGKDAVDALLAHPEVKTVSFVGSTPVARYVYETATRNGKRVQSAGGAKNYLIVLPDADLDSTVAAVMGSAYGCAGERCMAGSVLVCAEGAGDRFLEPLSETAREFRVGPTDRDPNVDMGPVVTKTHLDRIHQHIENGLREGAELIVDGRDVQVEETPHGFYLGATIFDRVKPQMSIAREEIFGPVLSTMHTDDLSGAIARCNASGYGNAAVLFTSSGGAARKFRHEVNAGMVGINIGVPAPMAFFPFSGWNNSFFGDLHVQGTEGISFFTRQKVTISRWIDTKRQFF; the protein is encoded by the coding sequence ATGGCCGAGACAGTCAAATTATTCCTCAATGGCGAATGGGTGGCATCTGAAGCAACGGAAACCGTACCGGTTTACAACCCATCGGATGGAACGGAAATTGCCGCAACGCCCTTATGTGGCGCATCAGAGATAGATCGCGTAGTGCAATCAGCCGCAGACGCATTTCCCGAATGGGCAAATACACCGGCCGTTGACCGCGCGCGCGTAATGTTCCGGCTTGTCGCACTCATGGAAACCCACTTCGAAGAACTGGCCCAACTCGTAACCCTCGAAAACGGCAAAACAATAGAAGATGCGCGAGGCGAAATTCGACGCGGGATCGAAGTCGCGGAATTTGCATGTGGTGCGCCTGCGCTCATGATGGGCGACGCGCTGGAAAATATCGCACAGGGAATAGATTGCGACACCATCCGACAACCCATGGGCGTATCCGTGGGCATCACGCCGTTCAACTTCCCATCTATGGTACCCATGTGGACATTGCCCATTGCCCTCGTATGTGGCAACACCTACGTATTAAAGCCATCGGAGCGCGTACCCTTGAGCGCGATTCGAATTGGCGAATTATTGGTCGAAGCCGGATTACCGCCCGGCGTATTCAACATCGCACACGGCGGAAAAGACGCGGTAGATGCCCTGCTCGCCCATCCCGAAGTCAAAACCGTTTCATTTGTCGGATCAACACCCGTGGCGCGCTATGTCTATGAAACAGCCACCCGCAATGGCAAACGCGTACAATCAGCCGGTGGCGCGAAAAATTACCTGATCGTATTGCCCGACGCCGACCTGGACTCAACCGTAGCTGCCGTAATGGGCTCTGCTTATGGCTGTGCCGGAGAACGCTGCATGGCCGGCAGTGTCCTCGTCTGTGCCGAAGGTGCAGGTGACCGTTTCCTGGAACCCCTCAGTGAAACCGCACGCGAATTTCGGGTGGGACCAACCGACCGCGACCCCAATGTGGATATGGGACCAGTAGTGACCAAAACGCATCTGGACCGCATCCATCAACATATTGAAAACGGATTGCGAGAAGGTGCAGAACTAATCGTAGATGGACGCGATGTACAGGTTGAAGAAACACCGCATGGCTTCTACCTCGGTGCCACAATCTTCGATCGGGTAAAACCCCAGATGTCCATTGCGCGGGAAGAAATCTTCGGACCCGTATTATCGACCATGCACACGGACGACCTGAGCGGAGCCATTGCGCGGTGTAATGCCAGCGGATACGGCAACGCAGCCGTACTATTCACATCCAGTGGCGGAGCCGCGCGCAAATTTCGCCACGAAGTAAACGCCGGCATGGTCGGCATCAACATCGGCGTCCCCGCGCCCATGGCATTTTTCCCCTTCTCCGGGTGGAACAATTCTTTCTTCGGCGATTTACATGTACAGGGCACCGAAGGCATTTCGTTCTTCACCCGACAAAAGGTCACAATCAGCCGATGGATTGACACAAAGCGACAATTCTTTTAG